One bacterium genomic window, GGGAGACCGCCCCTCGACAGGCTCCCTCCTTCACAAAAGCTACGGCGGGCAGTCAGGAAAGGGAGTCAGGAGCCAGGAACTTTAAAAGTCCAGATGGAGGTGCAATGGATTTCTACGAACTTGTCCGTAACCGTGAAAGCATCCGCAATTACGATCCCGACAGGCCCCTCAGTGAAGAGGTAATGGGCCGCATCCTCGAGGCGGGAAGGCTGGCTCCCTCGGCGGTGAACTACCAGCCGTGGCGTTTCCTGGTCATCTCCTCGCCCGGGATGCTGGGCAAGGTAAGGCCCTGTTATTCACGTCCGTGGTTCCATGACGCCCCACACCTCCTGGTTATCGTGGGCAGAGAGAGCGAGGCATGGGTGAGGGTGGCCGACGGCTACAACTCCCTGGAGACGGACATGACCATCGCCATGGACCACATGATCCTGGCCGCCGAGTATGAGGGTGTGGCCACCTGCTGGGTGGGTGCCTACGATCCGTTCAAGCTTCGCGAGGCCCTTTCCCTCGCCGACGACGAGACGGTGTACTCCATCACCCCCCTCGGCTACCCGAAGGAGGGGTTCGAGAAGAAGGGAAACAAGAAGAGGAAACCCCTTGAGGAGATCGTGGAGTTTTTGTAAGGCAGGTGAGTGGAAGGTGGAAAGTAGAAGGTGGAAAGCCGAAGGGTGGAAAGTGGAAAAGGTAGACTTGTTCCATGAACC contains:
- a CDS encoding nitroreductase family protein, translating into MDFYELVRNRESIRNYDPDRPLSEEVMGRILEAGRLAPSAVNYQPWRFLVISSPGMLGKVRPCYSRPWFHDAPHLLVIVGRESEAWVRVADGYNSLETDMTIAMDHMILAAEYEGVATCWVGAYDPFKLREALSLADDETVYSITPLGYPKEGFEKKGNKKRKPLEEIVEFL